The DNA segment TGAATAATCAACGGGCAAAATTGATTTTACAAAATGCTGCTGCAACTCTTAAAGCTGAGGGTATAGAAGATTTTAAGTTAACGAATAAAACAGGATTTTTAGTAGATTGTTTCCATGAATTTGCAGAAAATCATGACTTAATTGTTTTAGGTAAACGGGGAGAAGCCGCAGATTTTGCATCGGGACATTTAGGCGCGAATTTAGATCGGATTATTCGTAGTAGTAGTAAACCATGCTTAGTTACTCCCCGCGAATTTAAAATAATTGATCGCATTTTAGTAACGTATGATGCTAGTTTAACTGGGAAAAAAATACTAGAATTTTTAGTAGATTATCCTGTATTTCAAAGTTTAGAAGTACATTTACTGACAGTAGCTAAAAGTAACTCAGATCAAACAGCATCTACAAGACTGAATGAAGCTAAACAATTGTTGCAAAAAGCTAGATTTGAGCCGATTTGTAGCCTCCTAGAAGGTGAACCAGAAAAAGCGATCGCTCGATATGTGCAAGAAAACAAGATTAATTTACTGATGATGGGGGCTTACGGACATAGCCGTATTCGTCATCTGATTATTGGTAGCACCACAACTCAAATTCTTCGCAGCAGCAATATTCCCGTACTGGTCTTTCGTTGATCAAGTCTTCTAATTGAGAGTAATAATACGGTGTCCATTAATCCTATCAACAAAATTCACTTTCGCAATTGGCGAGGCGACCTATTTGGGGGCTTAACTGCGGCGATTGTCGCTTTACCCTTAGCCCTAGCCTTTGGTGTCGCTTCCCGTGCAGGTGCGATCGCAGGACTTTATGGTGCGATCATCGTCGGCTTTTTTGCGGCTTTGTTTGGGGGAACACCAGCCCAAGTTTCTGGCCCTACAGGGCCGATGACTGTGGTAGTGACAACCGTGATTACTACCTTGATGGCGCGTTATCCCGATACGGGGTTAGAAATTGCATTTACCGTTGTCATGTTGGGCGG comes from the Nostoc sp. PCC 7120 = FACHB-418 genome and includes:
- a CDS encoding universal stress protein, producing the protein MKNILLCTDGSAYAENVYRYGAWFASQFHAKINVLFVTDIRSQKVVSTGNLSGSIGLGASEQLLNELVNLEHEKAKLNNQRAKLILQNAAATLKAEGIEDFKLTNKTGFLVDCFHEFAENHDLIVLGKRGEAADFASGHLGANLDRIIRSSSKPCLVTPREFKIIDRILVTYDASLTGKKILEFLVDYPVFQSLEVHLLTVAKSNSDQTASTRLNEAKQLLQKARFEPICSLLEGEPEKAIARYVQENKINLLMMGAYGHSRIRHLIIGSTTTQILRSSNIPVLVFR